A genome region from Panicum virgatum strain AP13 chromosome 4K, P.virgatum_v5, whole genome shotgun sequence includes the following:
- the LOC120704042 gene encoding pyrophosphate-energized vacuolar membrane proton pump-like isoform X1, which translates to MAAPAFLPELATQVVVPVAAVVGIAFAVLQWVLVSKVKLSPEPRRGDGSSAKSGAGASEYLIEEEEGLNEHNVVVKCAEIQNAISEGATSFLFTEYKYVGLFMGIFAVLIFLFLGSVEGFSTKSQPCHYSKGKTCKPALANALFSTIAFVLGAVTSLVSGFLGMKIATYANARTTLEARKGVGKAFITAFRSGAVMGFLLAASGLFVLYIAINLFGIYYGDDWEGLYEAITGYGLGGSSMALFGRVGGGIYTKAADVGADLVGKVERNIPEDDPRNPAVIADNVGDNVGDIAGMGSDLFGSYAESSCAALVVASISSFGINHEFTPMLYPLLVSSVGIIACLITTLFATDFFKIKAVDEIEPALKKQLIISTAVMTVGIALVSWLGLPYTFTIFNFGAQKTVYNWQLFLCVAVGLWAGLVIGFVTEYYTSNAYSPVQDVADSCRTGAATNVIFGLALGYKSVIIPIFAIAFSIFLSFSLAAMYGVAVAALGMLSTIATGLAIDAYGPISDNAGGIAEMAGMSHRIRERTDALDAAGNTTAAIGKGFAIGSAALVSLALFGAFVSRAEISTVDVLTPKVFIGLIVGAMLPYWFSAMTMKSVGSAALKMVEEVRRQFNTIPGIMEGTTKPDYATCVKISTDASIKEMIPPGALVMLTPLIVGILFGVETLSGVLAGALVSGVQIAISASNTGGAWDNAKKYIEAGASEHARTLGPKGSDPHKAAVIGDTIGDPLKDTSGPSLNILIKLMAVESLVFAPFFATHGGILFKWL; encoded by the exons ATGGCCGCGCCGGCGTTCCTGCCCGAGCTGGCCACGCAGGTGGTGGTGCCCGTCGCGGCCGTGGTGGGCATCGCCTTCGCGGTGCTGCAGTGGGTGCTGGTCTCCAAGGTGAAGCTCTCCCCCGAGCCGCGGCGCGGGGACGGGTCCTCAGCGaagagcggcgccggcgccagcgaGTACCtcatcgaggaggaggaggggctcaACGAGCACAACGTCGTTGTCAAGTGCGCCGAGATCCAGAACGCCATCTCCGAAG GAGCAACATCTTTCCTTTTCACTGAATACAAGTATGTTGGACTATTCATGGGCATTTTTGCTGTCCTGATCTTCCTCTTCCTTGGCTCTGTTGAGGGGTTCAGTACCAAGAGTCAGCCTTGCCACTACAGCAAGGGCAAGACGTGCAAGCCTGCCCTTGCCAATGCTCTTTTCAGCACCATTGCCTTTGTGCTTGGTGCAGTCACCTCACTTGTTTCTGGGTTTCTTGGAATGAAGATTGCGACATATGCAAATGCCAGGACGACTCTTGAGGCAAGGAAGGGTGTCGGAAAGGCATTCATTACCGCTTTCCGCTCTGGTGCTGTGATGGGCTTCCTGCTTGCTGCCAGTGGCCTTTTTGTTCTTTATATCGCAATCAACTTGTTCGGAATTTATTATGGTGATGACTGGGAAGGCCTTTATGAGGCTATCACTGGTTATGGTCTCGGTGGTTCTTCTATGGCTCTTTTTGGCCGTGTTGGTGGTGGAATATACACCAAAGCTGCTGATGTTGGTGCTGATCTTGTTGGGAAAGTCGAAAGGAATATCCCTGAAGATGATCCAAGAAACCCAGCT GTTATTGCAGACAATGTTGGTGACAATGTTGGAGATATTGCTGGAATGGGGTCAGATCTCTTTGGCTCCTATGCTGAGTCTTCATGCGCTGCTTTAGTTGTTGCCTCAATCTCTTCTTTTGGGATCAATCATGAATTCACTCCTATGTTGTACCCACTTCTCGTTAGCTCTGTGGGTATTATAGCTTGCTTGATAACCACTCTTTTTGCAACCGATTTCTTCAAGATCAAGGCTGTAGATGAAATTGAGCCGGCTCTCAAGAAGCAACTTATAATTTCCACTGCTGTGATGACTGTTGGCATTGCACTTGTCAGTTGGTTAGGGCTCCCATATACATTCACAATCTTCAATTTTGGTGCACAGAAGACGGTGTATAACTG GCAATTATTCCTCTGTGTGGCTGTTGGTTTGTGGGCTGGACTAGTTATTGGATTTGTTACAGAGTATTACACGAGCAATGCGTACAG CCCAGTGCAGGATGTTGCTGACTCCTGCAGAACTGGAGCTGCTACAAATGTCATCTTTGGCCTTGCTCTGGGATACAAATCAGTCATTATCCCTATTTTTGCTATTGCTTTCAGTATTTTCCTCAGCTTCAGCCTTGCTGCAATGTACGGTGTTGCTGTGGCTGCTCTTGGAATGCTCAGCACAATTGCTACTGGCCTCGCCATTGATGCATATGGTCCTATTAGTGATAATGCTGGAGGAATTGCTGAAATGGCTGGCATGAGCCACAGAATCCGTGAGAGAACAGATGCTCTCGATGCTGCTGGAAACACTACTGCTGCCATTGGGAAG GGTTTTGCCATTGGTTCAGCAGCCTTGGTATCTCTTGCCCTCTTTGGGGCTTTTGTGAGCCGTGCTGAGATCTCAACTGTTGATGTTTTGACACCAAAAGTTTTCATTGGACTGATTGTTGGTGCCATGCTCCCATACTGGTTCTCAGCAATGACCATGAAGAGTGTTGGCAGTGCAGCACTCAAGATGGTTGAGGAAGTCCGCAGGCAGTTCAACACCATCCCTGGGATCATGGAGGGCACCACCAAGCCTGACTATGCAACGTGTGTCAAGATCTCCACCGATGCATCCATCAAGGAGATGATCCCCCCTGGTGCACTTGTCATGCTCACCCCTCTTATTGTTGGGATCTTGTTTGGTGTTGAGACCCTCTCTGGAGTTCTTGCTGGTGCTCTTGTTTCTGGTGTCCAG ATTGCCATCTCTGCATCCAACACTGGAGGTGCTTGGGACAACGCCAAGAAATACATTGAG GCTGGTGCATCTGAGCATGCAAGAACCCTGGGCCCGAAAGGCTCAGACCCACACAAGGCTGCcgttatcggtgacaccatcgGTGATCCCCTCAAGGACACCTCAGGCCCCTCACTGAATatcctcatcaagctcatggCCGTCGAGTCCTTGGTTTTTGCCCCCTTCTTCGCCACCCATGGAGGCATCCTCTTCAAATGGCTTTAG
- the LOC120704042 gene encoding pyrophosphate-energized vacuolar membrane proton pump-like isoform X2, protein MGIFAVLIFLFLGSVEGFSTKSQPCHYSKGKTCKPALANALFSTIAFVLGAVTSLVSGFLGMKIATYANARTTLEARKGVGKAFITAFRSGAVMGFLLAASGLFVLYIAINLFGIYYGDDWEGLYEAITGYGLGGSSMALFGRVGGGIYTKAADVGADLVGKVERNIPEDDPRNPAVIADNVGDNVGDIAGMGSDLFGSYAESSCAALVVASISSFGINHEFTPMLYPLLVSSVGIIACLITTLFATDFFKIKAVDEIEPALKKQLIISTAVMTVGIALVSWLGLPYTFTIFNFGAQKTVYNWQLFLCVAVGLWAGLVIGFVTEYYTSNAYSPVQDVADSCRTGAATNVIFGLALGYKSVIIPIFAIAFSIFLSFSLAAMYGVAVAALGMLSTIATGLAIDAYGPISDNAGGIAEMAGMSHRIRERTDALDAAGNTTAAIGKGFAIGSAALVSLALFGAFVSRAEISTVDVLTPKVFIGLIVGAMLPYWFSAMTMKSVGSAALKMVEEVRRQFNTIPGIMEGTTKPDYATCVKISTDASIKEMIPPGALVMLTPLIVGILFGVETLSGVLAGALVSGVQIAISASNTGGAWDNAKKYIEAGASEHARTLGPKGSDPHKAAVIGDTIGDPLKDTSGPSLNILIKLMAVESLVFAPFFATHGGILFKWL, encoded by the exons ATGGGCATTTTTGCTGTCCTGATCTTCCTCTTCCTTGGCTCTGTTGAGGGGTTCAGTACCAAGAGTCAGCCTTGCCACTACAGCAAGGGCAAGACGTGCAAGCCTGCCCTTGCCAATGCTCTTTTCAGCACCATTGCCTTTGTGCTTGGTGCAGTCACCTCACTTGTTTCTGGGTTTCTTGGAATGAAGATTGCGACATATGCAAATGCCAGGACGACTCTTGAGGCAAGGAAGGGTGTCGGAAAGGCATTCATTACCGCTTTCCGCTCTGGTGCTGTGATGGGCTTCCTGCTTGCTGCCAGTGGCCTTTTTGTTCTTTATATCGCAATCAACTTGTTCGGAATTTATTATGGTGATGACTGGGAAGGCCTTTATGAGGCTATCACTGGTTATGGTCTCGGTGGTTCTTCTATGGCTCTTTTTGGCCGTGTTGGTGGTGGAATATACACCAAAGCTGCTGATGTTGGTGCTGATCTTGTTGGGAAAGTCGAAAGGAATATCCCTGAAGATGATCCAAGAAACCCAGCT GTTATTGCAGACAATGTTGGTGACAATGTTGGAGATATTGCTGGAATGGGGTCAGATCTCTTTGGCTCCTATGCTGAGTCTTCATGCGCTGCTTTAGTTGTTGCCTCAATCTCTTCTTTTGGGATCAATCATGAATTCACTCCTATGTTGTACCCACTTCTCGTTAGCTCTGTGGGTATTATAGCTTGCTTGATAACCACTCTTTTTGCAACCGATTTCTTCAAGATCAAGGCTGTAGATGAAATTGAGCCGGCTCTCAAGAAGCAACTTATAATTTCCACTGCTGTGATGACTGTTGGCATTGCACTTGTCAGTTGGTTAGGGCTCCCATATACATTCACAATCTTCAATTTTGGTGCACAGAAGACGGTGTATAACTG GCAATTATTCCTCTGTGTGGCTGTTGGTTTGTGGGCTGGACTAGTTATTGGATTTGTTACAGAGTATTACACGAGCAATGCGTACAG CCCAGTGCAGGATGTTGCTGACTCCTGCAGAACTGGAGCTGCTACAAATGTCATCTTTGGCCTTGCTCTGGGATACAAATCAGTCATTATCCCTATTTTTGCTATTGCTTTCAGTATTTTCCTCAGCTTCAGCCTTGCTGCAATGTACGGTGTTGCTGTGGCTGCTCTTGGAATGCTCAGCACAATTGCTACTGGCCTCGCCATTGATGCATATGGTCCTATTAGTGATAATGCTGGAGGAATTGCTGAAATGGCTGGCATGAGCCACAGAATCCGTGAGAGAACAGATGCTCTCGATGCTGCTGGAAACACTACTGCTGCCATTGGGAAG GGTTTTGCCATTGGTTCAGCAGCCTTGGTATCTCTTGCCCTCTTTGGGGCTTTTGTGAGCCGTGCTGAGATCTCAACTGTTGATGTTTTGACACCAAAAGTTTTCATTGGACTGATTGTTGGTGCCATGCTCCCATACTGGTTCTCAGCAATGACCATGAAGAGTGTTGGCAGTGCAGCACTCAAGATGGTTGAGGAAGTCCGCAGGCAGTTCAACACCATCCCTGGGATCATGGAGGGCACCACCAAGCCTGACTATGCAACGTGTGTCAAGATCTCCACCGATGCATCCATCAAGGAGATGATCCCCCCTGGTGCACTTGTCATGCTCACCCCTCTTATTGTTGGGATCTTGTTTGGTGTTGAGACCCTCTCTGGAGTTCTTGCTGGTGCTCTTGTTTCTGGTGTCCAG ATTGCCATCTCTGCATCCAACACTGGAGGTGCTTGGGACAACGCCAAGAAATACATTGAG GCTGGTGCATCTGAGCATGCAAGAACCCTGGGCCCGAAAGGCTCAGACCCACACAAGGCTGCcgttatcggtgacaccatcgGTGATCCCCTCAAGGACACCTCAGGCCCCTCACTGAATatcctcatcaagctcatggCCGTCGAGTCCTTGGTTTTTGCCCCCTTCTTCGCCACCCATGGAGGCATCCTCTTCAAATGGCTTTAG